In Beijerinckia indica subsp. indica ATCC 9039, the genomic window CAACTATAATATCAACGCTTTCGAGCTGCTAGGCGGGTCGCAGACCTGCATTCAGGACGTTCTGCACGATCGGCCGACGGAGGCTTGTCGCCCATGGCGAGTGCAGGGGCTCATCCACATGTCCTCCCGCTGGGCCCAATGGCTGCGCCCGCAGTTTAAAGCGACCGTATCAGAGATAGGATGAAAGAGAACTATAGCGCGCCGTAGGTGGCTATGGTGCAGACATAGTTCCCGTCTTCACTGTTCTCGGCCCGCCATTTTTGCCGCCGTTTCCCCGGTCGCAACCTCTAGTGCTGCCGATTGACGCATTTATTTGGCTGGTAATTGGTTAAAGACCTTTCCGCAATCCGGTTTCTCCGATGGGTCCCGTAAGCGTGGCGCGGGGACTGCCTTGCAACGTCGATTCGACGACCTTAACCTCTGCAGCGGAGGTGATTGTGGCAAATCATTCAGCGGCTGATTCGGCCAGTGGCTATCTTTATCAGTGCCGGTACGCACTACTGGCTGCCCTGCGTCAACAGGATGTGACGCCTGGTCTTCAGATTTCGATCGAATGCTTCGATGACATCGCCTTTTCATTCGAAGGAACGCCTGTCGAAATGATACAGGCGAAGCACAGTCTCAGACGCAAGACTATGTTGGATATGGCCAAGCAGTTCTGGAACACGGTTGGCATCTGGACGAAGCGGGTTGTCGATCATCCATCCGAACTGGGCAAGCTGAAGCTCACCTTCGTCACCACCGCGACGCTGGGGCCGGAAACTGGGGTGGCTCTGCTTCGGCCCGATCCAAGTGTCCGGGATGTCGCTGGGGCAGCAAAGAAGCTCGAGGCTGCCGCTCAGAAGTCAAAGAATGCAGATATTGCCTGGGCGACAAAGCTGTTTCTTGAACAGTCCCCAGAGGTGCGCGAGCAGATTCTCCAGATGATCGAGATGCTCGATGCCTCGCCCACCATCGTTGACACTTCTCAAGAATTAGCACTTGCCTTGAAGCGAGCTTGTCGACCGGAGCATCTCAAAGCCTTTATCGAGCGCCTCGAGGGTTGGTGGTTCACCATCATAATCGACGCGTTGGCCGCGCCGGGCGGGAAGCTCATTCCCGTTACGATGCTCGACTCGAAGATCGATGACTTGAGGGAAGAGTTCGGTCCCGCGCGGCTCCCGATCGACTATGGTGCCGCCGACCCGTCGAAGGAAGCGGTTGGCCTTCTCGAAACGCGGACTTTTGTTGAGCAGCTCAAGCTTATCGGACTTGGCGCGACCGGGCAGAAGATCGCGATCGTGGACTATTTCCGGGCGCGCGAACAGCGCTCCCGCTGGACTCGGGACGGGCTGCTCCGTCAAAATGAACTGACGGTTTATAGTCGCCTGCTTACCGAGAATTGGCAGCGTCGCAAGGGTATCGTGGAAAGTCAGATCAAAAATGAGATGCCGGCGGATGAGTTGGCTGAAATGGGGCTGAAGCTGTATGCAGACACCACTAACAATTGTGTCCCGATCCGCGAGGTCAGCGAGCCCTTCATTTCGCAAGGCTCCTACCACATTCTGTCCGATCGCCATGTTGTAGGATGGCATCCCCATTACGAAACGCTTCTGAGCGCAGTCAATACTGAGGACAATAATGATTCTGCCTTGGAATGACCGCTCCGTCGAAGATCAGAGCCTCTTCAACCCCGCATTCTGCGGCCTGGTCCTGCGCACCGCCTGCCGCGGCTATGGCGAGGATGTGGTCAACGGACGGCCGGTGCCGCTTATGCACGCATTCCTTGTTCTGCCAATCGTTCTGAACGCTCGAATGCGGGAGAGCCTGCCGACCTTGAAGACCCGCATGACGACGTGGGTGACGGCGCATCCCGAACATGTGGCCGAACTTGGTGATCGTGCGCGCGAAATGGTTGGAGTGACGCGCGAAGCAATCCAGTTTGGATGCGCGCAGGACTGGCTCACCATCTCGGGCGAGGGCCTTCGCCCCGGTTCCCATAAGTTCAGGCCCGATCCTCCGCGCCTTGCGAGCGACACCGATGATGTTCGCGCCTGCCACGTCGCAGCACGATTTCTGGGGCGCTGGCTGCCCAAGGAAGATCGACCCTCGACCATCCTGTCATTGCTGGGAGTAGCTCCGTGAGCCTTAGAATCTTGAGAATCGGAGTTTACGGC contains:
- a CDS encoding ABC-three component system protein — its product is MANHSAADSASGYLYQCRYALLAALRQQDVTPGLQISIECFDDIAFSFEGTPVEMIQAKHSLRRKTMLDMAKQFWNTVGIWTKRVVDHPSELGKLKLTFVTTATLGPETGVALLRPDPSVRDVAGAAKKLEAAAQKSKNADIAWATKLFLEQSPEVREQILQMIEMLDASPTIVDTSQELALALKRACRPEHLKAFIERLEGWWFTIIIDALAAPGGKLIPVTMLDSKIDDLREEFGPARLPIDYGAADPSKEAVGLLETRTFVEQLKLIGLGATGQKIAIVDYFRAREQRSRWTRDGLLRQNELTVYSRLLTENWQRRKGIVESQIKNEMPADELAEMGLKLYADTTNNCVPIREVSEPFISQGSYHILSDRHVVGWHPHYETLLSAVNTEDNNDSALE
- a CDS encoding three component ABC system middle component, whose product is MILPWNDRSVEDQSLFNPAFCGLVLRTACRGYGEDVVNGRPVPLMHAFLVLPIVLNARMRESLPTLKTRMTTWVTAHPEHVAELGDRAREMVGVTREAIQFGCAQDWLTISGEGLRPGSHKFRPDPPRLASDTDDVRACHVAARFLGRWLPKEDRPSTILSLLGVAP